One Lutra lutra chromosome 7, mLutLut1.2, whole genome shotgun sequence DNA window includes the following coding sequences:
- the LOC125104307 gene encoding uncharacterized protein C1orf115-like produces the protein MLLGVGVFSPRPLPEGLQHHDRLQSKAMSDFLGRRPRWWMWTTWAQEAATLLEQLVRKDKTVSDVSTGPPGVRSTHKVHLPVLLEWYEPLEEPPPGEKPKRRYLPS, from the coding sequence ATGTTATTGGGGGTTGGCGTCTTCTCACCCCGACCTTTGCCAGAGGGGCTGCAGCATCATGACAGGCTCCAAAGCAAAGCCATGAGTGACTTCCTTGGCCGCAGGCCCCGGTGGTGGATGTGGACAACGTGGGCCCAAGAGGCAGCCACCCTCCTGGAGCAGCTGGTACGCAAGGACAAGACGGTGAGCGATGTGAGCACAGGGCCCCCAGGGGTCCGGAGCACGCACAAGGTGCACCTCCCTGTCCTCCTAGAGTGGTACGAGCCCCTGGAGGAGCCACCACCTGGCGAGAAGCCCAAGAGGAGGTACCTGCCAAGCTGA